In the Spirochaetia bacterium 38H-sp genome, GTTATGGAAGACAGGAGGAATGCCATCCAGCCATTCCTCACTTGTAACAGCCCTTACAACATCAATAGGTTTTGTAGAAGGTATAACATCTCCACTTTTTATAATGAGCTTTTTCTATGCCGCAATAATAATACGGGATGCCATGGGGGTAAGAAAAGCCGCAGGGCTGCAGGCACAGAAGATAAACGAGATGGGTGAATATCTAAAAAAGAATCATAATATGGACTTCTCTCCTGTAAAGGTTGTACATGGCCATAAAGTAGAAGAAGTAATAGTGGGAATGGTTCTAGGCTTTTTTATTGCTCTTGCCTTCTGTCTGTTATAGTTTTTTGGAGATTTTACTTATGGCAAAAAAAAAGAGCAAAGCATTGTTTTTTGCTATATCGTTTTTTTTACTTCTCTCTGTTTTGCTGCTTCTTTTTGCTGTT is a window encoding:
- a CDS encoding divergent PAP2 family protein yields the protein MMKEKISALFVSPVFLSAFFSWFGAQLLKVIIDTLKRRARKKEDVVSTLLWKTGGMPSSHSSLVTALTTSIGFVEGITSPLFIMSFFYAAIIIRDAMGVRKAAGLQAQKINEMGEYLKKNHNMDFSPVKVVHGHKVEEVIVGMVLGFFIALAFCLL